A section of the Hyalangium minutum genome encodes:
- a CDS encoding PQQ-dependent sugar dehydrogenase, translating into MRSLLVCFVLLALWAAPSVAAVPTGFQETKYSSSALTPATGLGWAPDGSGRLFLLNKNGTVRIATMRDGELVKQGTSLATAVFATESVYTNSECGLIGLAFDPNYAVNRYVYLFLTAPGGTKQMIVRYTDANGVGTARTVIVDNLPTAGQNHDGGALGFGPDGKLYWAIGDLGNGTGVNADLTSLAAKVGRANLDGTPANDNPFNDGVGPNNEYIWARGFRNPFTFTFQPATGKLWVNTVGTGYEQIFVPIERDNAGYNAYENNQPANGYITPVIKYRTNGTDTRTFTANGAVRSGGVATFTTTEAHFFRKGEKITVSGVTNTGFNGTMYVASTPNATTWTAAQAGPDAMSGGGQAVTDNLGGSITGGTFYDSTLFPAEYRGNFFFGDYNSHRLVRATLASDNSVATVDSWGTDFTQAVDMDVGPDGALYVVGVTSGSVTRVMPAQVAQKLIVSGLNLRVVEGGQLVFTVRLAQAPTADVTVSVQRVSGDGDLTVASGALLTFTPANWNQLQLVTIASAEDADSTPDTASFEVAAQGLSTETVVVTSIDNNAARLVLSNTALTLDEGGNGTFTVALSKRPTSNVSVTVARTEGDSDVSVTGSATLSFTVGNWNTPQTVTVAAAEDADNVNDTATLTLAIPEADARTVSVTVRDNVPSAPAILSTPVTNAVVGAPYRYEVQAQGLPTPTFSLTSNVSGPVIDASTGVIRWTPTVVGLVDVTVRAANGVSPDAEQTFQITVKADEPPRAVLTRPTEGERVAGAMAEFFGDCLDDVGCTKAEFYVDGVLGSTDAQTSGHYHYGGEHNRWDTTSLTPGAHQVRMVVYDTTGRSAAAEVKVCVGDGPCVTSEPEEPEEPEVPEEEGGCGCGAGAGGAAAWLAVVLFLRRRRT; encoded by the coding sequence ATGCGCTCTCTTCTCGTTTGCTTCGTGTTGCTCGCGCTGTGGGCCGCTCCCTCGGTGGCGGCTGTTCCCACCGGCTTCCAGGAAACGAAGTACAGCTCCTCGGCTCTCACTCCCGCCACCGGTCTCGGCTGGGCACCGGATGGCTCGGGACGGCTCTTCCTGCTCAACAAGAATGGCACCGTGCGCATCGCGACGATGCGCGACGGGGAGCTCGTCAAGCAGGGCACCTCGCTGGCGACGGCGGTGTTCGCCACCGAGTCCGTCTACACCAACAGCGAGTGCGGCCTTATCGGCCTGGCGTTCGATCCGAACTACGCCGTCAACCGCTACGTCTACCTGTTCCTGACGGCGCCCGGCGGCACCAAGCAGATGATCGTCCGCTACACGGATGCCAATGGGGTGGGCACGGCGCGCACGGTCATCGTCGACAACCTGCCCACGGCCGGTCAGAACCATGACGGCGGGGCGCTGGGCTTCGGGCCGGACGGGAAGCTGTACTGGGCCATTGGAGACCTGGGCAATGGCACGGGAGTGAATGCGGATCTCACCTCGCTGGCGGCCAAGGTGGGCCGCGCCAACCTGGACGGCACGCCCGCCAACGACAACCCCTTCAATGACGGGGTGGGTCCCAACAACGAGTACATCTGGGCGCGGGGCTTCCGGAACCCGTTCACCTTTACGTTCCAGCCCGCCACGGGGAAGCTGTGGGTGAACACGGTGGGCACGGGCTACGAGCAGATCTTCGTTCCCATCGAGAGAGACAACGCGGGCTACAACGCCTACGAGAACAACCAGCCGGCCAACGGGTACATCACCCCGGTCATCAAGTACCGGACCAACGGCACGGACACGCGCACCTTCACAGCGAATGGAGCGGTGCGCAGCGGGGGCGTGGCCACCTTCACCACCACGGAGGCGCACTTCTTCCGCAAGGGCGAGAAGATCACCGTGTCCGGGGTGACGAACACGGGCTTCAACGGCACGATGTACGTGGCGAGCACCCCGAACGCCACCACGTGGACGGCGGCGCAGGCCGGTCCGGACGCCATGAGCGGCGGAGGGCAGGCCGTCACGGACAACCTGGGCGGCTCCATCACGGGCGGTACCTTCTACGACTCGACGCTCTTCCCGGCGGAGTACCGGGGCAACTTCTTCTTCGGCGACTACAACTCGCACCGGCTGGTGCGCGCCACGCTGGCCTCGGACAACTCGGTGGCCACGGTGGACTCGTGGGGCACGGACTTCACCCAGGCCGTGGACATGGACGTGGGGCCCGATGGCGCGCTGTATGTGGTGGGCGTCACCTCGGGCAGCGTCACCCGGGTCATGCCCGCGCAGGTGGCACAGAAGCTCATCGTCTCCGGGCTGAACCTGCGGGTCGTCGAGGGCGGCCAGCTGGTCTTCACCGTGCGGCTGGCTCAAGCGCCCACGGCGGATGTCACGGTCAGCGTGCAGCGGGTCTCGGGGGATGGGGACCTGACGGTGGCCAGTGGCGCGCTGCTCACTTTCACTCCCGCCAACTGGAACCAGCTCCAGCTCGTCACGATTGCGTCGGCCGAGGATGCGGACTCCACCCCCGATACAGCCTCCTTCGAGGTGGCCGCGCAGGGCCTGAGCACGGAGACGGTGGTGGTGACGTCCATCGACAACAACGCGGCGCGGCTCGTGCTGTCCAACACGGCGCTGACGCTGGACGAGGGCGGGAACGGTACGTTCACAGTGGCGCTGTCCAAGCGGCCCACGAGCAACGTCAGCGTCACGGTGGCACGGACCGAGGGGGACTCGGATGTCTCCGTCACGGGGAGCGCGACCCTGAGCTTTACGGTGGGCAACTGGAACACGCCGCAGACAGTCACCGTGGCGGCTGCCGAGGACGCGGACAACGTGAACGACACCGCGACGCTCACCCTGGCCATCCCGGAAGCGGATGCGCGCACCGTGTCCGTCACCGTGAGGGACAATGTGCCGTCGGCTCCGGCCATCCTCTCCACGCCCGTCACGAACGCGGTGGTGGGGGCTCCGTACCGCTACGAGGTGCAAGCCCAGGGCCTGCCCACGCCCACCTTTTCTCTGACGAGCAATGTTTCGGGGCCGGTCATCGATGCGAGTACGGGCGTCATCCGCTGGACGCCCACGGTGGTGGGCCTCGTGGACGTGACAGTCCGCGCGGCCAACGGGGTGAGCCCGGATGCGGAACAGACCTTCCAGATCACCGTCAAGGCGGACGAGCCCCCTCGCGCGGTGCTCACGAGGCCCACGGAGGGGGAGCGCGTCGCCGGGGCGATGGCGGAGTTCTTCGGCGACTGCTTGGACGACGTGGGCTGCACGAAGGCGGAGTTCTACGTGGACGGGGTGCTGGGGAGCACGGATGCGCAGACCTCCGGGCACTACCACTATGGTGGCGAGCACAACCGGTGGGACACGACCTCGCTGACGCCCGGGGCCCATCAGGTCCGCATGGTCGTCTACGACACGACGGGCAGGAGCGCAGCGGCCGAGGTCAAGGTGTGCGTGGGAGACGGCCCGTGCGTGACTTCCGAGCCGGAGGAGCCGGAAGAGCCGGAGGTGCCGGAAGAGGAGGGTGGGTGTGGCTGCGGTGCGGGAGCCGGCGGTGCGGCGGCGTGGCTGGCGGTGGTGCTGTTCCTGCGGCGCCGGCGCACGTAG
- a CDS encoding exonuclease SbcCD subunit D C-terminal domain-containing protein translates to MRLLHTSDWHLGHTLYDVSREAEHAAFLDWLLVTLEAESVDALLIAGDIFDTANPSAEAQAAWYHFIARVRRKLHKLDVVVIGGNHDSAARLDAPDPLFAALGVRVVGGLPRAQGSLDFERLLVPLHDSRGRVKAWVAAVPYLRPSDLPMVQTEGDRLIEGVREVYGLTLESARRRKQSGQALVAMGHCYMTGAELSLLSERKILGGNQHALPVDLFPADVAYAALGHLHKAQRVGGHEGVRYSGSPIPLSLSEAHYRHQVLLVELDGEGLGTVRPLSVPRTAEMLRVPAREAVPLEEVLEQLAALPALEPDMPERNRPYLEVCVSLPRPEPLLRRKVEAVLEGKAARLVKLTPSYTGTGHALAETQPGISLRERTPEEVFKARYARDYQEPMAPALLESFHTLLTAVQEDAS, encoded by the coding sequence ATGCGTCTGCTGCACACGTCGGACTGGCACCTGGGGCACACGCTCTATGACGTCTCTCGCGAGGCGGAGCATGCGGCCTTTCTCGACTGGCTCCTGGTCACCCTCGAGGCCGAGAGCGTCGATGCGCTCCTCATTGCGGGCGACATCTTCGACACCGCCAACCCCAGCGCCGAGGCCCAGGCAGCCTGGTACCACTTCATCGCCCGCGTCCGCCGTAAGCTGCACAAGCTCGATGTCGTCGTGATTGGCGGCAACCATGACTCGGCGGCTCGCCTCGATGCGCCAGACCCCCTCTTTGCTGCCCTCGGGGTGCGCGTGGTGGGCGGGCTGCCTCGGGCCCAGGGGTCGCTCGACTTCGAGCGCCTGCTGGTGCCCCTGCATGACTCGCGCGGCCGGGTGAAGGCGTGGGTGGCCGCTGTGCCGTACCTGCGCCCCTCGGACCTGCCGATGGTGCAGACCGAGGGAGACCGGCTCATTGAAGGTGTGCGCGAGGTGTATGGCCTCACGCTGGAGTCGGCTCGCCGGCGGAAGCAGTCCGGTCAGGCCCTGGTGGCCATGGGGCACTGCTACATGACGGGCGCCGAGCTGTCCCTGCTCAGTGAGCGGAAGATCCTCGGCGGCAACCAGCATGCGCTCCCCGTGGACCTGTTCCCTGCTGACGTGGCCTATGCGGCGCTCGGGCACCTGCACAAGGCTCAGCGCGTGGGCGGCCACGAGGGCGTGCGCTACAGCGGCTCTCCCATTCCGCTCTCCCTGAGCGAGGCGCACTACCGCCATCAAGTGCTTCTGGTGGAGCTGGACGGCGAGGGGCTCGGCACGGTGCGTCCGCTGTCCGTGCCGCGCACCGCGGAGATGCTCCGCGTCCCCGCTCGGGAGGCCGTCCCATTGGAGGAGGTGCTGGAGCAACTGGCCGCGCTGCCCGCGCTGGAGCCGGACATGCCCGAGCGGAACCGGCCTTATTTAGAGGTGTGTGTCTCCTTGCCTCGGCCTGAGCCGTTGCTGCGTCGCAAGGTGGAGGCCGTGCTGGAGGGCAAGGCGGCGCGCCTCGTGAAGTTGACGCCTTCGTACACTGGTACGGGGCATGCGCTGGCGGAGACGCAGCCGGGCATTTCGCTGCGGGAGCGCACCCCCGAGGAGGTCTTCAAGGCCCGCTACGCCCGCGACTATCAGGAGCCCATGGCGCCTGCCCTGCTGGAGTCCTTCCACACGCTGCTCACCGCCGTGCAGGAGGACGCGTCATGA
- a CDS encoding AAA family ATPase: MRILAIRGQDLTSLAGEFALELDQPPLDKLGLFAITGATGSGKSTLLDAMCLALFDRTPRLEGHGGVAVGRPGEDKEERLLSHDVRGLLRRGAVEGYAEVDFLGSDGRRYRSRWSVRRARKKTDGRLQFQELTLTDVATGQTFGRTKSEVLKAIEQRLGLSFDQFRRSALLAQGEFAAFLRANSNERAELLERMTGTEIYSRVSIAAHERNKEEQEELVRMEAGLAAISRLSDEERAAVEGALKTQEEARAAAERVLAEASASVEWYATRAKLVTSEREAVEGMSRAAEAVEAAAPREAMLARVRAAEAFRAPVATIEGKERALAEASAAQVRLAAEAEKALAAAGARQTELGQTERSRTAALAAEESAGPALTEAAQLDAQLAVERQKATEASQRAAASRTAEEQSVKALAAIAGQEAAAKSAAEAARTWLAGHAPLEVLAREWPRWEAELGRYERAAVGEQQAKADVARLSKEELKLREAAELRRQERQKASEAMEQAQARATHAEAAVGVDAGAARRELRKSLLARQEALRTLGKAQEGTAAAATAEQEARTEAEAAQREAETAAAEARQMAGRRLELEAGLKEAKRALDRAQAAQGLASHRAALREGEPCPLCGATEHPYGRAEAALEALVVEASTRVESLETERTAAAQKEAAALAREKAAQPRQAQAETRRTQAASKREAHREAWTKARALLQQPLPPEQAEDSGARAWLDEALKEAEARLAAVNAEEEAAETRARAAREARAALEACRDRLEAASDALRLAETAFTVAERSLRESERQADQQGIARRQVLTDLAPAFTGWREWEARLAADPGGFRKSCATQVADWNTHDEAFRNAQARETKAREERAAAEARKEAQRETAEADARAWKRADEALRQTQAARAKVLEGRPVEQVRTLLRTAVESATQGYEKARAASESASRAAAVATARAEEAAKARTAAAEAREQAQAALDALLQGRGVTWEEVRQLLAKDAAWCESEARALAGLHEAHAKARTVLEERQAWRSRHEASGAPALPEPEVAATRERARSEVEAHRAAAAGSKARLGQDDEARKRYGAEAQALEVRRRAAEVWKTLHELIGSADGKKFKVFAQSLTLDALLLHANAHLEELARRYRLMRVPGYDLDLQVVDQDMGDEMRGLASLSGGESFLVSLALALGLASLSSETTQVETLFIDEGFGTLDPETLEVALATLDALQATGRQVGIISHVSGMAERIGAQVRVVKQGGGRSRLVVQVDGGLAALPEPPASGSGNGRRVA, translated from the coding sequence ATGAGGATCCTCGCCATCCGCGGTCAGGACCTCACCAGCCTCGCCGGCGAGTTCGCGCTGGAGCTGGACCAGCCGCCGCTCGACAAGCTGGGACTGTTTGCCATCACGGGCGCCACGGGCTCGGGCAAGAGCACCCTGCTGGATGCCATGTGCCTGGCCCTCTTCGATCGCACGCCTCGGCTCGAGGGCCATGGGGGCGTCGCGGTGGGACGGCCCGGCGAGGACAAGGAAGAGCGGCTGCTCTCGCATGACGTCCGGGGCCTGCTGCGGCGCGGCGCCGTCGAGGGGTACGCCGAGGTGGATTTCCTGGGGAGTGACGGGCGGCGCTATCGCTCGCGGTGGTCCGTGAGACGCGCGCGCAAGAAGACCGATGGGCGCCTGCAGTTCCAGGAGCTGACCCTCACCGATGTGGCCACGGGCCAGACCTTCGGCCGCACCAAGTCCGAGGTGCTCAAGGCCATCGAGCAGCGGCTGGGGCTGTCCTTTGATCAGTTCCGCCGTTCAGCGCTGCTGGCGCAGGGCGAGTTCGCGGCGTTCCTCCGTGCCAACTCCAACGAGCGCGCGGAGCTGCTGGAGCGCATGACGGGCACGGAGATCTACAGCCGGGTCTCCATCGCCGCGCACGAGCGCAACAAGGAAGAGCAGGAAGAGCTGGTGCGCATGGAGGCGGGGCTGGCCGCCATCTCGCGCCTGTCGGATGAGGAGCGCGCCGCGGTCGAAGGCGCGCTCAAGACCCAGGAAGAGGCACGGGCCGCTGCGGAGAGGGTGCTCGCGGAGGCCTCGGCTTCGGTGGAGTGGTACGCGACGCGGGCAAAGCTGGTGACCTCCGAGCGCGAGGCCGTTGAGGGGATGTCTCGGGCGGCGGAGGCGGTGGAGGCAGCGGCACCTCGGGAGGCCATGCTGGCTCGCGTGCGCGCGGCGGAGGCGTTCCGCGCTCCCGTGGCCACCATTGAGGGCAAGGAGCGGGCGCTGGCGGAGGCCTCGGCGGCCCAGGTGCGGTTGGCGGCGGAGGCGGAGAAGGCACTGGCAGCGGCAGGGGCTCGGCAGACGGAGCTGGGGCAGACGGAGCGGTCTCGTACTGCGGCGCTGGCTGCGGAAGAATCCGCGGGCCCGGCGCTCACCGAGGCGGCCCAGCTGGATGCGCAGCTCGCCGTGGAGCGGCAGAAAGCCACGGAGGCATCTCAGCGGGCGGCGGCGTCTCGGACGGCTGAGGAGCAGTCGGTGAAGGCCCTCGCGGCCATTGCCGGGCAGGAGGCCGCGGCGAAGTCGGCTGCGGAGGCGGCACGCACGTGGCTGGCCGGGCACGCTCCGTTGGAGGTGCTCGCGCGCGAGTGGCCCCGCTGGGAGGCCGAGCTGGGCCGCTACGAGCGGGCCGCCGTGGGAGAACAGCAAGCGAAGGCGGACGTGGCCCGGCTGAGCAAGGAGGAGCTCAAGCTGCGCGAGGCGGCGGAGCTGCGCCGTCAGGAGCGGCAGAAGGCCTCCGAGGCCATGGAGCAGGCGCAGGCCCGCGCCACCCACGCCGAGGCTGCCGTGGGCGTGGATGCGGGCGCGGCCCGGCGTGAGCTTCGCAAGTCCCTGCTCGCGCGTCAGGAGGCACTGCGGACGCTGGGCAAGGCCCAGGAGGGCACTGCCGCCGCAGCCACGGCAGAGCAGGAGGCTCGCACGGAAGCGGAGGCCGCCCAGCGCGAGGCGGAGACCGCGGCGGCCGAGGCGCGGCAGATGGCTGGACGGCGCCTGGAGCTGGAGGCGGGGCTGAAGGAGGCAAAGCGGGCGCTGGATCGGGCTCAGGCGGCCCAGGGCCTTGCCTCGCACCGAGCGGCGCTGCGCGAAGGAGAGCCCTGTCCGCTGTGCGGCGCGACCGAGCACCCCTATGGCCGCGCCGAGGCCGCGCTGGAGGCGCTCGTTGTGGAGGCCTCCACGCGCGTTGAATCGCTGGAGACGGAGCGGACCGCAGCGGCCCAGAAGGAAGCGGCAGCGCTCGCGCGGGAGAAGGCCGCGCAGCCCCGGCAGGCTCAGGCGGAGACCCGGCGGACCCAGGCCGCCTCCAAGCGTGAGGCGCACCGCGAGGCGTGGACGAAGGCGCGCGCGCTCCTCCAACAGCCGCTGCCCCCGGAGCAGGCGGAGGATTCAGGGGCCCGAGCGTGGCTCGATGAGGCGCTGAAGGAGGCCGAGGCGCGGCTCGCCGCAGTGAACGCCGAGGAGGAGGCCGCGGAGACACGGGCTCGGGCGGCGCGAGAGGCCCGTGCCGCGCTGGAGGCCTGCCGCGATCGGCTGGAGGCCGCCAGTGATGCGCTGCGGCTCGCGGAGACCGCGTTCACGGTGGCCGAGCGCTCGCTGCGCGAGTCCGAGCGTCAGGCGGACCAGCAGGGCATCGCGCGGCGCCAGGTGCTCACCGACTTGGCTCCCGCCTTCACGGGCTGGCGCGAGTGGGAGGCCCGGCTCGCGGCCGATCCCGGTGGATTCCGGAAGTCTTGTGCGACACAGGTGGCGGACTGGAACACGCACGACGAGGCGTTCCGGAATGCCCAGGCCCGTGAGACCAAGGCCCGTGAAGAGCGGGCCGCCGCCGAGGCACGCAAGGAGGCCCAGCGCGAGACCGCCGAGGCGGATGCCCGCGCCTGGAAGCGCGCGGACGAGGCCCTCCGGCAGACGCAGGCCGCCCGTGCGAAGGTGCTGGAGGGCCGCCCCGTGGAGCAGGTCCGCACCCTGCTGCGCACGGCGGTGGAGTCCGCCACCCAGGGCTACGAGAAGGCACGGGCCGCCTCAGAGTCCGCGAGCCGGGCCGCCGCGGTGGCCACCGCTCGCGCCGAGGAGGCCGCCAAGGCGCGCACCGCCGCCGCCGAGGCCCGGGAGCAGGCCCAGGCCGCGCTCGATGCGCTGCTGCAAGGCCGGGGCGTGACGTGGGAAGAGGTCCGCCAGCTGCTCGCGAAGGATGCCGCATGGTGCGAGTCGGAGGCCCGGGCGCTGGCCGGACTGCACGAAGCCCACGCCAAGGCCCGCACGGTGCTCGAGGAGCGTCAGGCTTGGCGCTCCAGGCACGAGGCCTCCGGAGCGCCTGCCCTGCCCGAGCCGGAGGTGGCCGCCACCCGCGAGCGCGCCCGTTCGGAGGTGGAGGCCCATCGCGCCGCCGCCGCTGGCTCCAAGGCCCGGCTCGGCCAGGACGACGAGGCCCGAAAGCGCTACGGCGCCGAGGCCCAGGCACTGGAGGTGCGCCGCCGCGCCGCCGAGGTCTGGAAGACCCTGCACGAGCTCATCGGCTCGGCGGACGGGAAGAAGTTCAAGGTGTTCGCCCAGAGCCTCACGCTGGACGCGCTGCTGCTGCACGCCAACGCCCACCTCGAGGAGCTGGCTCGGCGCTACCGCCTCATGCGCGTGCCCGGGTATGACTTGGATCTCCAAGTGGTGGACCAGGACATGGGCGACGAGATGCGTGGCCTGGCGAGCCTGTCCGGCGGCGAGTCCTTCCTCGTCTCGCTCGCCCTGGCGCTGGGCCTGGCCTCGCTCTCCTCGGAGACGACCCAGGTGGAGACCCTCTTCATCGACGAGGGCTTCGGCACCCTGGACCCGGAGACGCTGGAGGTGGCGCTCGCCACGCTCGACGCGCTCCAGGCCACGGGCCGGCAGGTGGGCATCATCTCCCACGTGTCCGGCATGGCCGAGCGCATCGGCGCTCAGGTGCGTGTGGTGAAGCAGGGCGGGGGGCGCAGCCGCCTCGTCGTGCAGGTGGACGGAGGGCTCGCCGCGCTGCCGGAGCCACCCGCCTCGGGCTCGGGCAATGGGCGGAGGGTGGCCTAG
- a CDS encoding TIGR02266 family protein: MATFSLAALWNGSAIPGHVAGIVEAIEELLPSTQPVEIIIALRENEANLELKLEMSDFPRMEMDRFAWEIKASKGTLVELWKMPKAERDAFRAAAFTGNIITAENYWTAASTLKEHLEGIVARGLKPLIPQQALPPVNRPAPAPAPAPEAEPVEAAEIVDEPLGTEVADEPLVAGEPVDDVEPIEPIEEVAEAGEVVQGQPEAAAPTGAELRRYKRFPVQLEMEFRTELDFVREHATNISNGGLFVRTAHRPPMDSIVRVDVRLPNGDRLEGDALVVHVVDDPYKGGVGLAFLSDDPTFAETLDRYLASLAP; the protein is encoded by the coding sequence GTGGCTACCTTCAGTCTCGCAGCATTGTGGAACGGCTCCGCCATCCCCGGTCATGTGGCCGGCATCGTGGAAGCCATCGAAGAGCTGCTGCCCTCCACGCAGCCCGTCGAGATCATCATCGCCCTGCGCGAGAACGAGGCCAACCTCGAGCTGAAGCTGGAGATGTCCGACTTCCCGCGGATGGAGATGGACCGCTTCGCCTGGGAAATCAAGGCGAGCAAGGGCACGCTGGTAGAGCTGTGGAAGATGCCCAAGGCCGAGCGCGATGCGTTCCGGGCCGCGGCCTTCACCGGCAACATCATCACCGCGGAGAACTACTGGACGGCCGCCAGCACCCTGAAGGAGCACCTGGAAGGCATCGTCGCGCGTGGGCTGAAGCCGCTGATTCCTCAGCAGGCCCTGCCGCCCGTCAACCGGCCCGCTCCGGCCCCGGCCCCCGCCCCCGAGGCGGAGCCCGTCGAGGCCGCGGAGATCGTCGACGAGCCGCTGGGGACGGAGGTGGCCGACGAGCCGCTCGTCGCGGGCGAGCCCGTGGACGACGTGGAGCCCATCGAGCCCATCGAGGAGGTGGCGGAGGCGGGGGAGGTGGTGCAGGGGCAGCCCGAGGCCGCCGCACCCACGGGCGCGGAGCTGCGCCGCTACAAGCGCTTCCCGGTGCAGCTGGAGATGGAGTTCCGCACGGAGCTGGACTTCGTGCGCGAGCACGCGACGAACATCTCCAACGGCGGCCTCTTCGTGCGCACGGCGCACCGGCCACCCATGGACTCGATTGTCCGGGTGGACGTGAGGCTGCCCAACGGCGATCGCCTAGAGGGAGACGCCCTGGTGGTCCACGTGGTGGATGATCCGTACAAGGGCGGCGTGGGGCTCGCGTTCCTCAGCGATGACCCCACCTTCGCGGAGACGCTGGACCGGTACCTGGCCAGCCTCGCCCCCTAA